Sequence from the Pontibacter pudoricolor genome:
TCCACACTACTAACAATCAACAATAAGCCATTAATAATTATAGTTCAGAGGCCGTTATCTGATCGTAGATTTCATCAATGCGTTGGGCCAGTTTAATGTCGCGCTTGGTTACAGTGTTGCCGGCATCGTGGGTAGTCAGCTCGATTTCGATCTTGTTATACACATTGCTCCACCACGGATGATGGTCCATTTCTTCGGCTACCTCTGCCACC
This genomic interval carries:
- a CDS encoding 4a-hydroxytetrahydrobiopterin dehydratase gives rise to the protein MWKETDNKLHRSLTFKDFKQAMKFMQQVAEVAEEMDHHPWWSNVYNKIEIELTTHDAGNTVTKRDIKLAQRIDEIYDQITASEL